In one window of Terriglobia bacterium DNA:
- a CDS encoding OsmC family protein, with protein MLGTFGGALEARKIDAGGGLLSADVRGEIETEDGVLVIRRIHAYFTLRTPETNRETVERVHGFYIDKCPVYRSLRAAIQITSSWRIDPGH; from the coding sequence ATGCTCGGAACCTTCGGGGGCGCGCTGGAAGCGCGCAAAATCGATGCCGGAGGCGGGCTGCTGTCCGCGGACGTCAGAGGGGAAATCGAAACAGAGGACGGCGTGCTCGTCATCCGCCGTATTCATGCGTACTTCACTTTGCGGACCCCGGAAACCAATCGCGAAACGGTGGAACGCGTCCACGGCTTCTATATCGACAAATGCCCGGTGTACCGCAGCCTGCGGGCCGCGATACAGATCACGTCATCATGGCGGATCGATCCCGGCCACTGA